One genomic segment of Gemmatimonadaceae bacterium includes these proteins:
- a CDS encoding DUF692 family protein — protein sequence MINELPALGVGLTYCDGLHTFVLEHQDLIDIVEVEPQTLWFADRYADDAYHLDENTASQIDALPMPKLVHGVGFPVGGSRPPRRGQLGPLNCLLSRWHAPWMSEHLSFNRANLSGCEFNTGFLLPPLQTEEGIEAAVRSIRSFASEVGVPLAVETGVSYFAPLPGEMPDGEFVAEVTRRANCGILLDLHNLYANEHNGRQPITSFLDQIPLERVWEVHVAGGQEHRGYWLDAHSGAMSNDLFCLAREIIGSLPNVRAIIFELFSSYVHQVGGGVVLAELERLHEIWEAHGREQPRRLAAAARDPRAALAIGLSPEPREWEDTLGALVAGQDAHGPLADHLQQDPGLAITRELVGDFRASMLASTVKLTIRLLLLTLGETSLSDLLNRFWRLSPPQLFASTEAEVFGQFVRRQQLEIPYLDDVLSFELATVAALIDKKPQIVPFEHDPVVVLRALGEGRLPDSPSEGRFEIELSVGDLPESARIPLSAHPVLH from the coding sequence ATGATCAACGAGCTCCCTGCGTTAGGCGTCGGTCTCACGTATTGTGACGGTCTGCATACGTTCGTTCTCGAGCACCAGGACCTCATCGATATCGTCGAGGTCGAGCCGCAGACGCTGTGGTTCGCGGACCGCTACGCAGACGACGCATATCACCTGGACGAAAACACGGCGAGTCAAATCGACGCGTTGCCGATGCCGAAGCTTGTTCACGGCGTGGGGTTTCCCGTGGGGGGCTCGCGGCCACCGCGGCGCGGCCAGCTCGGTCCACTGAACTGCCTGCTGTCGAGGTGGCACGCGCCCTGGATGAGTGAGCATCTGAGCTTCAATCGCGCGAACCTGAGTGGATGCGAGTTCAACACCGGCTTTCTCCTGCCGCCTCTTCAAACCGAGGAGGGAATCGAAGCGGCCGTGCGGTCGATTCGATCTTTCGCGTCGGAGGTCGGCGTTCCGCTTGCCGTGGAGACGGGAGTCAGCTACTTCGCTCCCCTCCCCGGCGAGATGCCGGACGGCGAGTTCGTCGCCGAGGTGACGCGGCGGGCGAACTGTGGGATTCTCCTCGACCTACACAATCTCTACGCGAACGAGCACAATGGTCGCCAGCCCATCACGTCATTCCTCGACCAGATTCCACTCGAGCGCGTTTGGGAAGTCCACGTAGCGGGCGGACAGGAGCATCGCGGCTACTGGCTCGACGCGCATTCGGGCGCGATGTCTAACGATCTCTTCTGCCTGGCGCGGGAGATCATCGGCAGTCTGCCTAACGTACGCGCGATCATCTTCGAGCTGTTTTCGTCGTATGTCCACCAGGTCGGCGGCGGGGTGGTGCTCGCGGAGCTGGAGCGCCTGCACGAGATCTGGGAGGCGCATGGGCGCGAGCAGCCGCGGCGGCTCGCGGCCGCGGCGCGAGACCCGCGCGCTGCACTGGCCATCGGTCTCTCGCCCGAGCCGCGCGAATGGGAGGATACACTGGGCGCGCTCGTCGCTGGACAGGACGCGCACGGGCCACTCGCGGACCATCTGCAACAGGATCCCGGTCTCGCGATCACTCGAGAGCTCGTTGGTGATTTCCGTGCATCCATGCTTGCGAGCACGGTCAAGCTGACGATCCGACTGTTGCTCCTCACCCTTGGTGAAACGAGTCTCTCGGATCTGCTCAATCGATTCTGGCGATTGTCGCCGCCCCAGCTCTTTGCGTCCACTGAGGCCGAGGTGTTCGGCCAATTCGTGAGGCGGCAGCAGCTCGAGATTCCTTACCTTGACGATGTTTTGTCGTTCGAGCTCGCGACCGTCGCGGCTCTTATCGACAAGAAACCGCAGATCGTTCCATTCGAGCATGATCCGGTCGTCGTCTTGCGAGCGCTCGGTGAGGGACGCCTACCGGATTCGCCGTCGGAAGGAAGGTTCGAGATCGAGCTATCGGTCGGCGATCTTCCGGAGTCGGCGCGGATCCCGCTCAGCGCGCATCCAGTACTGCACTAG